A genomic segment from Triplophysa dalaica isolate WHDGS20190420 chromosome 22, ASM1584641v1, whole genome shotgun sequence encodes:
- the nipblb gene encoding nipped-B-like protein B isoform X4, which yields MNGDMPHVPITTLAGIASLTDLLNQLPLPSPLPATTTKSLLYNGRIAEEVNCLLSHRDDALVSQLAHSLNQVSTEHIELKDNLGSDDPEGDVPLLLQTVLSRNPNVFREKSLMQQPMIPSYKMPQNSMHGSPASNYQQTTISPSPPRFVQSQPGSGTRYMPQQNSPVPSPYAPQSPADYIQYSHPPSYSQHQQIQQVSVSSPVVPSGMRNIHDNKVSAQVSGSNHNSRHCSNDEYINIVQRLGNDESDPALRNASFPVRSVCSPTGSEGTPKVGSRPPLILQSPPPYTSPRDAAPDLLLDSPERKKKQKKLMKEEGGKGAMYDIVSSPTKDSTKLTIKLSRVKSAETEQTAESLQAVEHSSDAENELSCGSVPFQRNPQERLTVGQCLPAEQSGYQQVPVLQNTGALAAKQPGVVSGTPYDEAELDALAEIERIERESAIERERCSKEVQDKDKPLKKRKQDSYPQEPGAGGTAGASGTPGVGGGCNAGNKLVPQEACAASNGASRPALMVSIDLQQAGRVEGPLDSCPVPATEAQRLPEDGSESTGVLRLKSKTDGEVQRPVDGRPEVIKTPQKTTSEGRPETPKNKHDHRREISSKTSSEKRSDLSKHRHDGKPDKVRTEGRSHESSRKHEGRLEATQESKEERHRDRDRDNEGSKIRKPDTSKSSSRVEHSREKERDRDRGKEQEKEREMDRDKERVKEQVKEQEMDQDKVQEMDRDKERVKDRDKERVMDQDKERVKDRDKERVMDRDKERVKDRDKERVKDRDKERVKERERERDKDRERNRDKERDRDKDRERKHKNTESTEHRDKRSPEQRSRPDSPRVKQEPRRGGESKIKSEKPVLKSPNNKDEKRSGDIKNRIDGHKPPSESKMAEFPNYLLGGKSSALKNFVIPKLKRDKDGKVMSDVQRSIECFPEPRVKLEKLNLVEEVNRGAKPVVVLKKLSIDEVQRIISNSRRPSKSKAYSKSFSEMDSSLPLCERVKVNKRRRSATNDKPKYAEVSSNEDNDSEAFTPKRSKRDKDRTLENEEKDRKGSGDHRRSGGHHDSRKSSGNRHRDRSPEDSDEDTPPPSLSDLARKLKKKEKLKKRKAYEPKLTQDEMMDSSTFKRFSTSVDNILENLEDVDFTSLDDDEIPQELLLGKQQLSELSSESAKIKAMGIMHKIPSDKLVKVQSILEKNIQDGAKLSTLMNHGNDRDDEERLWRDLIMERVTKSADACLTALNIMNSVRMPKAVYIEDVIERILQYTKFHLQNTLYPQYDPVYRVDPHGGGMLSSKAKRAKCSTHKQRVTVMLYNKVCDVISNISELLEIQLMTDTTILQVSSLGITPFFVENVSELQLCAIKLVTAVFSRYEKHRQLILEEIFTSLARLPTSKRNLRNFRLNSSDKDGEPIYIQMVTALVLQLIQCVVHLPNEKDSDDESDRKFDKDVLITNFYETAMRTAQNFLSVFLKKCGSKQGEDDYRPLFENFVQDLLSTVNKPDWPAAELLLSLLGRLLVHQFSNKQTEMALRVASLDYLGTVAARLRKDAVTSQMDQRSIDRILGESSGSDEIQQLQKALLSYLEENMETDPSLVFARKFYIAQWFRDTSMETEKAMKSHRDDDSSDGQHHAKDIESTSEIMQKAEARKKFLRSVVKTAPSKFSSLRNSDTVDYEDSCLIVRYLASMRPFAQSFDIYLTQILRVLGESAIAVRTKAMKCLSEVVAVDPSILARLDMQRGVHGRLMDNSTSVREAAVELLGRFVLSRPQLTEQYYDMLIERILDTGISVRKRVIKILRDICLEQPTFNKVTEMCVKMIRRVNDEEGIKKLVNETFQKLWFTPTPNHDKEAMTRKILNITDVVAACRDSGYDWFEQLLQNLLKTEEDASYKPARKACVQLVDSLVEHIIKYEESLADGDNKGLASNLVACITTLYLFSKIRPQLMVKHAMTMQPYLTTKCNSQSDFMVICNVAKILELVIPLMDHPSETFLTTIEEDLMKLIIKYGMTVVQHCVSCLGAVVNKVTHNFKFVWACFNRYYGALNKLKLQHQEDPNSSVLVSNKPALLRSLFTVGALCRHFDFDQEEFKGSNKVVIKDKVMELLLYFTKNEDEEVQTKAIIGLGFLCIQHPELMFSPDIKNPYNTLMADRKTSVNLKIQVLKNLQMYLQEEDSRMQEADREWKKMAKQEDLKEMGDISSGMSSSIMQLYLKQVLECFFHTQSSVRHFALNVIALTLNQGLVHPVQCVPYLIAMGTDSEPTMRNKSDLQLVEIDKKYSGFIHMKAVAGLKMSYQVQQAIVGSQKTVVRGFRQDETSGALCSHLYSMVRGNRQHRRAFLISLLNLFDDSSKSDVNMLLFVADNLATFPYQSQDEPLFIMHHVDITLSVSGSNLMQSFKESLLKEPRQREKKKKKKKKRGKRCGSEEDEDESSRASTSDSSDDDVIRRPKKPKQAGPVDSDFDSDLEDVDKVMQHLPDNPIPLLDFASASQGILLLLMLKQHLKNLYGFSDSKIQKYSPTESAKVYDKAVNRKANVHFNPRQTMDYLTNNLSNADLTYDAKRRIVRQYLDFKVLMEHLDPDEEDEEGEASASSHARNKAITALLGASSPKNHATDSYDDDSDADEKTPGSSRRSRKGGDSAVASGHMNKTVEAMDVIAIYCPKYKDRPQIARVIQKTSTGYSVHWMAGSYSGTWAKAKKRDGRKQVPWVDNIKESDIIYKKIALTSAHKLTNKMVHTLRSLYAAKEGTSS from the exons ATGAATGGGGATATGCCTCATGTTCCTATCACCACTCTCGCTGGGATCGCAAGCCTCACTGACC tgTTGAATCAGCTGCCCCTCCCTTCTCCTCTCCCTGCCACCACCACTAAGAGCCTGCTGTATAATGGGAGGATTGCAGAGGAGGTCAACTGTCTGCTGTCCCACCGCGACGATGCTCTTGTGTCTCAGCTGGCTCACAGCCTCAATCAGGTGTCCACCGAACACAT AGAGTTAAAGGACAACTTAGGCAGCGATGACCCGGAGGGAGATGTGCCTCTACTGCTACAGACGGTGCTGTCCAGGAACCCCAATGTTTTCAGGGAGAAAA GTTTAATGCAACAGCCAATGATACCATCCTACAAGATGCCTCAAAATTCAATGCACGGAAGCCCGGCATCAAACTACCAGCAAACCACTATAAGTCCGAGCCCTCCCAG ATTCGTTCAATCTCAGCCGGGTTCTGGTACCAGGTACATGCCCCAGCAGAACAGTCCAGTGCCCAGCCCATACGCCCCACAGAGCCCCGCAGACTACATTCAGTATAGTCACCCACCCAGCTACTCTCAACACCAACAGATCCAGCAAG TGTCTGTATCCAGTCCTGTAGTTCCTAGTGGAATGAGAAACATCCATGACAACAAGGTCTCTGCGCAAGTGTCCGGCTCCAATCATAACTCGAGGCATTGCTCCAATGATGAGTACATCAACATCGTCCAGAGGCTTGGAAATGAT GAGAGTGACCCAGCTTTGAGAAATGCATCCTTTCCTGTTCGTTCTGTCTGCTCTCCTACTGGAAGTGAAGGAACTCCGAAAG TCGGTTCTCGCCCTCCCCTGATTCTTCAGTCTCCTCCACCCTATACCTCCCCAAGAGATGCTGCTCCTGACCTCCTCTTGGACTCCCCCGAACGcaaaaagaagcaaaaaaaacTCATGAAAGAGGAGGGAGGTAAAGGTGCCATGTATGATATTGTCAGCTCCCCCACAAAAGACTCAACCAAGCTTACGATAAAGTTGTCTCGTGTGAAGTCTGCCGAAACGGAGCAGACAGCAGAGTCGTTGCAAGCCGTAGAGCACAGCTCTGACGCCGAAAACGAGCTGTCGTGCGGTAGCGTACCGTTCCAGCGGAACCCCCAGGAGCGGCTGACTGTGGGCCAGTGTCTCCCGGCGGAGCAGTCGGGCTACCAGCAGGTTCCTGTACTACAAAACACGGGGGCACTTGCAGCCAAGCAACCCGGGGTAGTTAGTGGAACCCCCTACGATGAGGCAGAATTGGATGCTCTAGCAGAGATAGAAAGAATCGAGAGGGAATCCGCTATCGAACGAGAACGGTGCTCCAAAGAAGTTCAAGATAAAG ACAAACCTTTGAAGAAGAGAAAACAAGATTCATACCCTCAGGAACCAGGGGCTGGGGGCACCGCAGGCGCTTCAGGGACACCTGGGGTGGGAGGTGGTTGTAATGCTGGAAACAAACTGGTACCTCAAGAGGCTTGTGCTGCTAGCAATGGAGCCAGCCGGCCTGCCCTGATGGTCAGTATCGACCTGCAGCAAGCCGGCAGGGTGGAAGGGCCGCTAGACTCCTGTCCCGTTCCTGCAACAGAGGCTCAACGTCTGCCGGAGGACGGCTCGGAATCCACAGGGGTCTTGCGGCTGAAATCCAAGACAGATGGAGAGGTGCAGCGGCCAGTAGATGGCCGACCCGAGGTTATCAAAACGCCACAGAAAACCACGTCGGAAGGGCGACCGGAGACTCCCAAAAACAAGCACGACCACCGCAGGGAGATCTCCAGCAAAACAAGTTCGGAAAAGAGATCTGATCTTTCCAAGCACAGACATGACGGGAAGCCTGACAAAGTAAGAACTGAGGGAAGAAGTCATGAAAGCTCACGGAAACATGAGGGGCGATTGGAGGCTACTCAAGAGAGTAAAGAGGAACGGCACAGAGATCGGGACAGGGACAATGAAGGCTCCAAAATTCGCAAACCGGACACGTCTAAATCATCCAGCCGGGTGGAGCACAGTCGAGAGAAGGAACGGGATAGAGATAGGGGCaaagagcaggagaaggagcggGAGATGGATCGGGACAAGGAACGGGTGAAGGAACAGGTGAAAGAACAGGAGATGGATCAGGATAAGGTACAGGAGATGGACCGGGACAAGGAACGGGTGAAGGATCGGGACAAGGAAAGGGTGATGGATCAAGACAAGGAGCGGGTGAAAGATCGGGACAAGGAACGGGTGATGGATCGGGACAAGGAGCGGGTGAAAGATCGGGACAAGGAACGAGTGAAAGATCGGGACAAGGAACGGGTGAAggaacgagagagagaaagagacaaagaCCGAGAGAGGAATCGTGACAAAGAACGAGACAGGGACAAGGACCGAGaaaggaaacacaaaaacacagaatcaaCAGAGCACAGGGACAAACGGTCTCCTGAGCAGCGCTCGCGACCTGACAGTCCTCGAGTGAAGCAGGAACCCCGGAGAGGAGGAGAATCCAAAATAAAATCTGAGAAGCCAGTTCTTAAATCTCCTAACAACAAAGACGAGAAGCGTAGCGGTGACATCAAGAACCGGATTGACGGACATAAACCACCGTCAGAATCCAAGATGGCAGAATTTCCCAACTACCTGCTGGGAGGCAAATCAAGTGCATTAAAGAACTTTGTCATTCCTAAATTGAAACGAGACAAAGATGGAAAAGTGATGTCGGATGTGCAGCGGTCTATAGAGTGTTTTCCCGAGCCACGTGTGAAACTGGAGAAACTGAACCTAGTAGAGGAAGTAAACAGGGGCGCTAAACCTGTTGTCGTTCTAAAGAAACTTTCCATCGATGAGGTCCAGAGGATTATCAGTAATTCACGCAGACCAAGCAAGAGCAAGGCTTACAGCAAATCATTCTCAG AAATGGACTCCAGTTTGCCATTGTGTGAGAGAGTAAAGGTGAATAAACGCAGACGCAGCGCTACCAACGACAAGCCCAAGTATGCTGAGGTCAGCTCAAATGAAGACAACGATTCTGAAGCGT TCACCCCAAAGCGTTCGAAAAGAGACAAGGACAGAACGTTGGAGAATGAAGAAAAGGACCGGAAGGGTTCTGGAGATCATAGGCGGAGCGGAGGACATCACGACAGTCGGAAAAGCTCAGGCAATCGACACAGAGACCGGAGCCCAGAGGACTCTGACGAGGACACGCCGCCACCTAGCTTAAGTGACC TTGCCAGGAAGTtgaagaaaaaggaaaaactaaaaaagagaaaagcctACGAGCCCAAATTGACTCAGGACG AAATGATGGACTCATCCACATTCAAGAGGTTTTCCACCAGTGTTGACAATATTCTTGAAAACCTTGAAGATGTTGACTTCACATCATTAG ATGATGATGAGATCCCTCAGGAGTTACTGCTCGGAAAACAGCAGCTCTCAGAATTAAGCAGCGAATCTGCCAAAATAAAGGCCATGGGCATCATGCATAAG ATTCCATCTGATAAGTTAGTGAAGGTCCAAAGTATTTTAGAGAAAAACATTCAGGATGGTGCAAAGCTCTCCACCCTCATGAATCAC GGCAACGACAGGGATGATGAGGAACGATTGTGGCGTGACCTCATAATGGAACGAGTCACAAAATCTGCTGACGCTTGTCTGACGGCTCTTAACATCATGAACTCCGTGCGGATGCCGAAGGCTGTGTACATCGAGGATGTTATAGAGAGGATCTTACAGTACACAAAGTTCCATCTACAGAACACGTTGTATCCGCAGTACGACCCCGTCTACAGGGTGGACCCTCATGGAG GAGGAATGCTCAGCTCGAAAGCCAAGCGAGCAAAGTGCTCAACGCACAAGCAGAGAGTAACCGTCATGCTTTACAATAAAGTATGTGACGTTATCAGCAACATTTCTGAACTGCTTGAGATTCAGTTGATGACAGACACGACCATCCTTCAG GTCTCGTCGCTGGGCATCACACCTTTTTTTGTTGAGAACGTGAGCGAGCTGCAGCTTTGTGCCATTAAGCTGGTGACGGCT GTGTTCTCTAGATATGAAAAACACAGACAGCTGATCCTAGAAGAGATCTTCACCTCTCTCGCCCGTCTGCCAACCAGCAAGAGAAACTTAAGAAACTTCAG ACTGAACAGCAGTGATAAGGATGGGGAGCCCATATACATTCAGATGGTAACAGCCCTAGTTCTACAGCTCATTCAGTGTGTGGTCCATCTGCCTAATGAGAAAGATTCAGATGATGAAAGTGACAGGAAG TTTGATAAGGATGTACTAATCACAAACTTCTATGAGACCGCAATGAGAACAGCACAAAACTTCCTCTCCGTTTTCCTCAAAAA gtgcGGTAGTAAGCAGGGCGAAGATGACTACAGGCCGCTGTTTGAAAACTTTGTTCAGGATCTTCTGTCCACTGTGAATAAACCCGATTGGCCCGCTGCAGAGCTGCTACTAAGCCTTCTGGGAAGGCTACTG GTTCACCAGTTTAGTAATAAGCAAACAGAGATGGCTTTGAGGGTGGCTTCTTTGGATTATCTGGGCACCGTGGCCGCACGTCTTCGCAAAGATGCAGTGACCAGCCAAATGGACCAGCGCTCCATCGACCGTATCCTAGGAGAG AGTTCTGGCAGCGATGAGATTCAGCAGCTACAGAAGGCTCTGTTGAGTTACCTGGAAGAGAACATGGAGACTGATCCATCTCTTGTG TTTGCACGCAAGTTCTACATCGCACAGTGGTTCAGGGACACCAGCATGGAAACGGAGAAAGCTATGAAATCTCATAGAGACGATGACTCGTCCGACGGGCAGCATCATGCCAAGGACATCGAGTCTACTAGTGAGATCATGCAGAAAGCCGAAGCCCGCAAGAAGTTCCTCCGGTCTGTTGTCAAGACTGCACCATCAAAGTTTAGCTCACTAAG AAACTCGGATACTGTGGACTATGAGGACTCGTGTCTTATCGTGCGATATCTGGCCTCTATGAGGCCGTTTGCACAGAGCTTTGATATTTATCTCACACAG ATCTTGAGAGTCCTCGGTGAAAGTGCCATCGCAGTGAGAACAAAAGCGATGAAATGTCTTTCTGAAGTCGTTGCGGTGGATCCCAGCATTCTGGCCCGG TTGGACATGCAGCGAGGAGTTCACGGGCGATTGATGGATAACTCCACCAGTGTTAGAGAGGCTGCAGTGGAGCTGTTGGGCCGGTTTGTACTGAGCCGACCGCAGCTAACCGAACAGTATTATGACATGTTGATCGAGCGGATCCTG GACACAGGCATCAGTGTGAGGAAGAGGGTTATTAAAATCCTGCGAGACATCTGTCTGGAGCAGCCCACCTTCAACAAGGTTACTGAAATGTGTGTCAAGATGATCAGAAGAGTCAATGATGAGGAAGGCATCAAG AAATTGGTGAACGAGACGTTTCAGAAACTGTGGTTTACCCCCACGCCGAATCACGATAAAGAGGCCATGACTCGAAAGATTCTCAACATCACGGATGTG GTCGCTGCATGCAGAGATTCGGGTTATGACTGGTTCGAGCAGCTGCTGCAGAAT CTGCTGAAGACAGAAGAGGACGCTTCCTACAAACCGGCCAGGAAGGCTTGTGTTCAGCTGGTGGACAGTCTGGTGGAGCATATTATCAAATACGAGGAATCTCTCGCTG ATGGTGACAACAAGGGGCTGGCATCGAACCTGGTGGCGTGTATCACCACACTGTATCTTTTCAGCAAAATCCGACCTCAGCTGATGGTGAAACACGCCATGACTATGCAGCCCTACCTCACTACAAAGTGTAAT AGTCAAAGTGATTTCATGGTGATCTGCAATGTGGCAAAAATCCTGGAGCTTGTGATTCCTTTGATGGATCATCCGAGTGAAACCTTCCTCACCACCATCGAAGAAGATCTTATGAAGCTCATCATCAAATACGGCATGACG GTTGTGCAGCACTGCGTAAGTTGTCTCGGCGCTGTTGTCAATAAGGTCACCCATAACTTTAAGTTTGTCTGGGCTTGTTTTAATCGATACtatg GAGCGCTGAACAAGCTGAAGTTACAGCATCAGGAAGATCCAAACAGCAGCGTTCTGGTATCAAATAAACCAGCGCTGTTGCGGTCACTGTTTACTGTGGGAGCACTGTGCAGACACTTTGACTTTGACCAAGAAGAGTTTAAAGGCAGTAATAAG GTGGTCATAAAAGACAAAGTGATGGAGCTGCTACTGTATTTCACTAAGAATGAGGACGAGGAGGTGCAGACTAAGGCCATCATAGGTTTAG GGTTCCTGTGCATCCAGCACCCAGAGTTGATGTTTTCTCCAGATATTAAAAACCCTTACAACACTCTCATGGCTGACAGGAAGACATCTGTGAACCTGAAGATCCAGGTGCTGAAAAACCTGCAGATGTACCTGCAGGAGGAGGACTCGCGCATGCAAGAGGCCGATAGGGAGT GGAAGAAAATGGCCAAGCAGGAGGACCTGAAGGAGATGGGCGACATCTCGTCTGGCATGAGCAGTTCCATCATGCAACTCTACCTCAAGCAGGTGTTGGAGTGTTTCTTCCACACGCAGTCCAGCGTACGGCACTTCGCCCTAAACGTCATCGCTCTGACTCTCAACCAGGGCCTCGTTCACCCCGTACAG TGTGTTCCATATCTTATCGCCATGGGAACGGATTCCGAACCCACAATGAGGAATAAATCCGATCTACAACTCGTAGAGATTGATAAGAAATACAGCGGATTCATTCAC ATGAAGGCCGTGGCGGGGTTGAAAATGTCCTATCAGGTACAACAAGCCATCGTGGGTTCTCAGAAGACGGTGGTCAGGGGCTTCCGACAGGATGAGACAAGCGGGGCACTGTGTTCTCATCTCTACAGCATGGTGCGAGGCAACAGACAACACCGAAGGGCTTTCCTCATCTCACTGCTTAACCTGTTTGACGACAGTTCG AAGTCAGACGTGAACATGCTTTTGTTTGTTGCGGACAATCTGGCCACCTTCCCTTATCAGAGTCAGGACGAGCCGCTGTTTATCATGCATCATGTAGACATCACACTGTCTGTGTCCGGCAGCAACCTGATGCAGTCTTTTAAAGAG TCTTTGCTGAAAGAGCCAAGACAAcgagaaaagaagaagaagaagaaaaagaagagaggGAAAAGATGCGGCTCtgaggaagatgaagatgagAGCAGCAGGGCAAGCACCAGCGACAGTAGTGATGACGATGTCATCCGTCGGCCGAAGAAACCCAAGCAAGCTGGGCCGGTGGACTCGGACTTCGATTCGGACCTCGAGGATGTCGACAAAGTGATGCAGCATCTCCCTGACAACCCGATTCCCCTGCTAGATTTCGCGAGCGCGTCTCAGGGTATCCTGCTTCTTCTGATGCTCAAGCAGCACCTTAAGAACCTCTACGGCTTCTCTGATAG TAAAATTCAGAAGTACTCGCCTACGGAATCTGCAAAAGTGTACGACAAGGCTGTAAACCGGAAGGCCAATGTGCATTTCAACCCACGGCAGACAATGGATTACCTGACCAACAACTTGTCCAATGCAGATCTCACGTACGACGCCAAGAGGAGGATCGTCAGACAGTATTTAGAT TTTAAGGTACTGATGGAGCACTTGGACCCAGACGAGGAAGATGAAGAGGGAGAAGCTTCAGCCAGCAGCCACGCAAGAAATAAAGCCATCACTGCTCTGCTAGGAGCATCCAGTCCCAAGAATCACGCTACTGATTCGTACGACGACGACAGTGATGCAGACGAAAAGACCCCAGGG TCATCACGGCGATCAAGGAAAGGTGGAGATTCGGCGGTAGCATCAGGTCATATGAACAAAACCGTTGAAGCCATGGACGTCATCGCTATCTACTGTCCTAAATATAAGGACCGGCCGCAGATAGCGCGTGTCATTCAGAAAACGAGTACAGGCTACAGCGTTCACTGGATGGCCGGCTCCTACTCGGGCACCTGGGCAAAAGCTAAGAAACGCGACGGACGAAAACAGGTGCCTTGGGTGGACAATATAAAGGAGTCCGACATTATCTACAAGAAAATTGCCTTGACAAGCGCGCACAAACTGACCAATAAAATGGTGCATACTTTACGTTCACTGTACGCAGCCAAGGAAGGAACTTCCAGCTAA